The following are encoded in a window of Planctomycetaceae bacterium genomic DNA:
- a CDS encoding site-specific DNA-methyltransferase, translating to MDKTSRLEESRVIEGDCLKVMPTLPSQSIDMILCDLPYGTTQNPWDSVIPLDDLWAEYERIIKPNGVICLTAQGVFTAKLIVSNTRLFRYKIVWEKSKPTNFLNAKKQPLRKHEDICVFYKKPPTYNPQFSAGEAYSKGVRKAQFTGSYGEFSPVLVASEGKRYPTDVVYFKTAESEGPVYQPTQKPVALGRYLVRTFTNPNDIVLDNAFGSGSFLVAAKAEGRRFIGIEKNEYVEQFRRDPVDLLEIAQQRLACIVPDEQLRSAI from the coding sequence ATGGATAAAACTTCCCGTCTGGAGGAATCACGGGTTATCGAAGGCGACTGCCTCAAGGTCATGCCGACTCTACCCAGCCAGTCGATAGACATGATACTTTGTGACCTGCCATATGGAACTACGCAGAATCCATGGGACTCTGTGATCCCCTTGGACGATCTTTGGGCCGAATATGAACGCATAATAAAACCCAATGGGGTAATTTGCTTAACGGCCCAAGGAGTGTTTACAGCAAAACTAATCGTCAGCAATACCAGATTGTTCCGGTACAAGATTGTCTGGGAGAAATCCAAACCCACAAACTTCCTTAACGCGAAGAAACAACCGCTACGAAAGCATGAAGATATTTGTGTTTTTTATAAAAAGCCGCCAACGTATAACCCGCAGTTTTCGGCCGGCGAGGCCTACTCAAAAGGCGTGCGCAAAGCGCAGTTTACTGGAAGCTATGGTGAGTTTTCTCCGGTCCTGGTGGCCAGCGAAGGGAAACGCTATCCTACAGACGTTGTCTATTTCAAGACGGCCGAGTCTGAAGGGCCAGTATACCAGCCAACACAAAAACCGGTGGCGCTTGGGCGATATCTTGTTAGAACTTTCACTAATCCCAATGATATCGTGTTAGACAATGCCTTTGGAAGCGGCAGTTTTCTTGTTGCGGCCAAGGCTGAAGGTCGTAGGTTCATCGGGATAGAGAAGAACGAATATGTCGAGCAGTTCCGGAGGGACCCTGTGGATCTGCTAGAGATTGCACAGCAAAGACTTGCTTGCATTGTTCCCGACGAACAGTTAAGATCAGCGATATGA
- a CDS encoding CBASS cGAMP-activated phospholipase: protein MSKIFRILAIDGGGLRGVYAVHLLKRIEEELGPVWDKAFDLIVGTSTGSMIAGGLACGITATRGEQIFLEEGKRIFRKRWFTLMGLIASRYRNCELKRVLEDTLGDRKLADVKTPLMIPATDIGNGCVHMFRSAYHADFAGTKDLRVVDAIMASCAAPTYFDPHLVGEYLLADGGLWANDPSLAATLEARQHFGVELEDVRVLSIGTGSGRRFYSQATRWRHKVLGWGLATRWEAGKCINMILNLQVEKSQHMLGVLLKPEQLLRFSFTSDMPLAIDDVREIPNLISKADYDFEHGFPRIRDFLILASKEISPQKPAAQACGPAA from the coding sequence ATGAGCAAGATCTTCCGAATCCTGGCGATAGACGGCGGCGGCCTGCGGGGCGTATATGCCGTGCATTTGTTGAAACGCATTGAGGAGGAGTTGGGCCCGGTATGGGACAAGGCCTTCGACCTGATCGTCGGGACCAGTACCGGATCCATGATCGCCGGCGGCTTGGCCTGCGGGATCACCGCAACGCGGGGTGAGCAGATCTTTCTGGAAGAGGGAAAACGCATCTTCCGAAAGCGATGGTTCACCCTGATGGGATTGATCGCAAGCCGATACCGGAACTGCGAACTTAAGCGCGTGCTGGAGGACACCCTGGGCGATCGCAAGCTCGCGGACGTCAAGACCCCTCTGATGATCCCCGCGACGGACATCGGCAACGGGTGCGTCCACATGTTCAGATCGGCGTACCACGCGGATTTCGCCGGGACCAAGGATCTGCGCGTCGTGGATGCCATCATGGCCTCCTGTGCGGCCCCGACGTATTTCGACCCTCACCTCGTCGGCGAGTATCTGTTGGCCGATGGAGGCCTTTGGGCCAATGATCCGTCGCTGGCGGCCACCCTCGAGGCCCGGCAGCATTTTGGAGTCGAACTGGAAGATGTGAGGGTGCTTTCCATCGGCACCGGATCCGGCCGGCGATTCTACTCGCAGGCCACGCGGTGGAGGCACAAGGTACTGGGATGGGGGCTGGCCACGCGTTGGGAGGCCGGCAAGTGCATCAACATGATTCTGAACCTTCAGGTTGAGAAGTCCCAGCACATGCTGGGGGTCCTGCTGAAACCCGAGCAACTACTGCGGTTCTCGTTCACGTCCGATATGCCTTTGGCTATTGATGATGTTCGGGAGATTCCCAACCTGATTTCAAAGGCGGACTACGATTTCGAGCACGGTTTCCCGAGGATCCGGGACTTTCTGATCCTGGCTTCGAAAGAGATATCCCCCCAGAAGCCAGCCGCACAAGCCTGCGGACCCGCTGCCTGA
- a CDS encoding DNA methyltransferase, whose product MARKANQGAAAQETTPAQTLATPQAAQAAKKPSSLVDTRVIYCGDNLDQLRKLPDQCVDLIYIDPPFNSNRNYEVFWGETKEKRAFDDRHASTAAYIDFMRPRCVELARVLKKTGSFYYHCDWHASHYVKVMLDQILGENNFVNEIIWKRQSSHNDSKQGSKHYGRLHDSIFFYTGGSDDYVWNQLYEPYADDYIETFYSNVEPETGRRFQYGDLTAPGGASKGNPHYEFLGVTRYWRYCQEKMEELHRAGKIEFRPKGKVPRLKRYLDEAKGMPVQSVWTDIRPLSNFGREALGYPTQKPVGLLERIIKTSSNPNDIVLDAFCGCGTALVAAETLGRQWIGIDISPTACRVMAKRLRDVCRVKEDEKLWQIGRGFVVRDLPWSQEQLRKLPPFEFENWAVIALGGIPNKAQVGDMGIDGRIYPVSAMPEKSGPSAGQLDFMDAWYPIQVKQKDKTGRADIDAFETAMNRANRTKGFFVSFDFTTDALTEIQRYFTAEHKVIVALTVQEILEEQIARKLV is encoded by the coding sequence ATGGCCAGAAAAGCAAATCAAGGGGCAGCCGCGCAGGAGACCACGCCGGCTCAAACGCTCGCGACCCCGCAGGCGGCGCAGGCGGCGAAAAAACCTTCCAGCCTCGTCGACACGCGGGTGATCTACTGCGGCGACAATCTCGATCAGTTGCGCAAGCTCCCCGACCAGTGCGTGGACCTGATCTACATCGACCCGCCCTTCAACTCCAACCGCAACTACGAAGTCTTCTGGGGTGAAACCAAGGAAAAGCGGGCCTTCGACGATCGACACGCAAGCACGGCCGCCTACATCGACTTCATGCGCCCCCGCTGCGTGGAACTGGCCCGAGTCCTCAAGAAGACCGGCTCGTTCTACTACCACTGCGACTGGCACGCCTCCCATTACGTCAAAGTCATGCTCGATCAGATCTTGGGGGAGAATAACTTCGTCAATGAGATCATCTGGAAGCGCCAGTCGTCCCATAACGACTCAAAGCAGGGAAGCAAGCATTATGGGCGGCTACATGATTCGATCTTCTTTTACACCGGCGGCTCGGATGATTACGTTTGGAACCAACTCTACGAACCGTACGCAGACGACTATATTGAGACCTTCTACTCCAATGTGGAGCCAGAAACCGGACGGCGCTTCCAGTACGGTGATTTGACAGCCCCGGGCGGCGCTTCTAAGGGGAACCCGCATTACGAGTTCTTGGGCGTCACGCGGTATTGGCGGTACTGCCAAGAGAAGATGGAGGAACTGCATCGGGCAGGCAAGATCGAGTTTCGTCCTAAGGGCAAAGTGCCGCGACTGAAACGATATCTTGATGAAGCCAAAGGGATGCCCGTTCAATCTGTCTGGACCGATATTCGTCCCCTCAGCAATTTCGGCAGGGAAGCACTGGGCTATCCAACGCAGAAACCCGTCGGCTTGCTTGAACGAATTATCAAGACGAGCAGCAACCCCAACGACATCGTGCTGGACGCCTTTTGCGGGTGCGGGACGGCGTTGGTGGCGGCCGAGACTTTGGGGCGGCAGTGGATCGGGATCGACATTTCGCCCACGGCCTGTCGCGTGATGGCCAAGCGCCTGCGCGACGTCTGCCGCGTGAAGGAAGACGAGAAGCTCTGGCAGATCGGGCGCGGGTTTGTCGTGCGCGACCTGCCCTGGAGCCAGGAGCAGCTCCGCAAGCTGCCGCCCTTTGAGTTCGAAAACTGGGCCGTCATCGCCCTGGGCGGCATCCCCAACAAGGCCCAGGTGGGCGACATGGGCATCGACGGCCGCATCTACCCCGTCTCGGCCATGCCCGAGAAGAGCGGTCCCTCAGCCGGACAACTGGACTTCATGGACGCGTGGTATCCCATCCAGGTCAAGCAGAAGGACAAGACCGGCCGCGCCGACATCGACGCCTTCGAGACGGCCATGAACCGCGCCAACCGCACCAAGGGCTTCTTCGTCTCGTTCGACTTCACCACCGACGCCCTGACCGAAATCCAGCGCTACTTCACGGCCGAGCACAAAGTAATCGTCGCCCTGACGGTGCAGGAGATTCTGGAAGAACAGATTGCAAGGAAGTTGGTGTAA
- a CDS encoding glycosyltransferase — MRVALVHDWLTGMRGGEKVLQALGDIFPSADLFTLLHAKGSCQELVRNRRVVTSFLDALPGVARYYRYLLPLMPLAAERLDLRGYDVIVSSSHCVAKGVKVPSDALHICYCHTPMRYLWSQSGQYARRLGWLSRTAMAAFRRYLQDWDVRSAARVDLFLANSHNVARRIERVYGRPSTVVWPGVDTEYFCPGPQPREDFYLVLSALAPYKCVDQAVEAFGRLQRPLRVIGSGQMLKALRRSSPSNIQWLGWQSQESVREHLRRCRALIFPTEEDFGIVPVEAMACGTPVIAYQGGGALETVLDAPTDDGCGPTGLLYPSHDAQGLIGAVERFEQTSSVFRPERLVAWADRFSMKRFRQRFVAAIEPELERRNIKGLC; from the coding sequence ATGCGCGTGGCACTGGTCCATGACTGGCTGACGGGAATGCGCGGGGGCGAGAAGGTCCTGCAGGCGCTGGGCGACATTTTCCCCTCGGCCGATCTCTTCACCCTCCTGCACGCCAAAGGTTCCTGCCAGGAGCTGGTCCGCAACCGCCGGGTCGTCACCAGCTTCCTCGACGCCTTGCCGGGCGTCGCGCGATACTACCGCTATCTGCTCCCGCTGATGCCCCTGGCGGCCGAGCGGTTGGACCTGCGCGGCTATGACGTGATCGTCTCTTCCAGCCACTGCGTGGCCAAGGGCGTCAAGGTCCCCTCCGACGCGCTGCACATCTGCTACTGCCACACGCCGATGCGGTACCTGTGGTCCCAGAGCGGCCAGTACGCCCGGCGACTGGGCTGGCTCAGCCGCACGGCGATGGCGGCCTTTCGTCGCTATCTCCAGGACTGGGACGTTCGCAGCGCCGCGCGGGTGGATCTGTTCCTGGCCAACTCGCACAACGTGGCGCGGCGGATCGAGCGCGTGTACGGCCGACCTTCAACCGTGGTCTGGCCGGGCGTCGACACCGAATACTTCTGCCCCGGTCCCCAGCCGCGCGAGGATTTCTATCTTGTCTTGTCGGCGCTGGCTCCGTACAAGTGTGTCGACCAGGCGGTGGAAGCGTTCGGGCGGTTGCAGCGGCCGCTTCGGGTGATCGGGTCGGGGCAAATGCTTAAAGCGCTGCGGCGAAGTTCACCTTCGAACATTCAGTGGCTGGGTTGGCAGAGCCAGGAGTCGGTGCGGGAGCATCTGCGCCGCTGCCGGGCGCTGATCTTTCCGACGGAAGAAGATTTTGGTATCGTGCCGGTAGAAGCGATGGCCTGCGGAACGCCGGTGATCGCTTACCAGGGCGGCGGAGCGCTGGAGACGGTGCTGGACGCCCCGACCGACGACGGGTGCGGCCCGACCGGATTGCTGTACCCCTCGCACGACGCCCAGGGGTTGATCGGCGCCGTCGAGCGGTTTGAGCAGACCAGTTCGGTATTCCGCCCCGAGCGGCTGGTGGCGTGGGCGGACCGGTTCAGCATGAAGCGGTTTCGCCAGCGGTTCGTGGCCGCCATCGAACCGGAACTGGAACGAAGGAACATCAAGGGCCTGTGCTGA
- a CDS encoding glycosyltransferase family 39 protein, protein MLEQTRKDDNAIHPAAGCTCIWRRPVVWLVLVLLVCAGVRVWAAEHAEVIAKDGVIYLEMARLWGTNPHAVVQGYDYPPGYPVAVAVTHGLLTRAGLTDRLELWEYSGRLISMLAAIASMAALWVLARAAFSPQIAAMTVLLFGVSRKWTYLGVDTLSDSLAVAFQLWATVGLWKMLSLLKQRPWLALLTAAGAGVLIGCGYLVRPESVWLLPIAALVCLWWCIRRRSGWGTSLASLVLMGGCALAVGLPYMKAIGGFSQKDSFEKVLGYIGEAAAQNSPTPPPPSRVDPLFPPAPAAVAASLADSSIGQWAPMVIKPTFKIVSRLFEGMSPILGVGLVIWICWLALKRWVPQAAFASAGSMPAGAYGPILIAAAVVVVPVLVLLYIKSSYISHRHIMFLSALASPLASAGIVVTGSLAAAAVPAFAKRPHAARHLTALIACVVFVALTLVTVHASHTDKGYLQDAGLYVRSAAAGGDRLLTTDLRIGHYSQIPYKVLNPAGLAAPATFWTYMAEGAPAATLVALSQKDMNETEQGRKALAQMAKDPRLAAIGTFVQEEGASDRVMVFRVRAAQTQPAP, encoded by the coding sequence ATGCTGGAACAGACACGCAAGGATGACAACGCGATTCACCCGGCGGCAGGATGCACGTGCATCTGGCGACGGCCTGTCGTCTGGCTGGTTCTGGTCCTGCTGGTCTGCGCCGGCGTTCGCGTCTGGGCGGCGGAACATGCCGAAGTCATCGCTAAAGACGGGGTCATCTATCTCGAAATGGCCAGGCTCTGGGGAACCAACCCCCATGCCGTCGTTCAGGGCTACGACTATCCGCCGGGGTATCCGGTGGCCGTGGCGGTCACACATGGCCTGCTGACCCGGGCAGGGCTCACCGACAGGCTGGAACTCTGGGAATACAGCGGCAGGCTCATCTCGATGCTGGCGGCGATAGCGTCGATGGCGGCGCTGTGGGTGCTGGCGCGGGCGGCGTTTTCGCCGCAGATCGCGGCCATGACCGTGCTGCTGTTCGGCGTCAGCCGCAAGTGGACGTATCTCGGCGTCGACACGCTCAGCGATTCGCTGGCGGTGGCGTTTCAATTGTGGGCGACGGTAGGCCTGTGGAAGATGCTCTCGCTCCTGAAACAGCGCCCGTGGCTGGCGTTGCTGACAGCCGCCGGGGCCGGCGTTCTGATCGGGTGCGGGTACCTGGTGCGTCCGGAGTCGGTGTGGCTGCTGCCGATCGCGGCGCTGGTCTGCCTGTGGTGGTGCATCCGGCGGCGTTCCGGCTGGGGCACGTCGCTGGCGTCGCTGGTGCTGATGGGCGGATGCGCCTTGGCGGTGGGGCTGCCGTACATGAAGGCCATCGGCGGGTTCAGCCAGAAGGACAGTTTCGAGAAGGTCCTGGGCTACATCGGCGAGGCGGCGGCGCAGAATTCGCCCACCCCCCCGCCGCCCTCGCGGGTCGATCCCCTGTTTCCGCCGGCGCCGGCGGCCGTCGCCGCGTCGCTTGCGGACAGTTCCATCGGGCAATGGGCGCCGATGGTCATCAAGCCGACATTCAAGATCGTCTCGCGGTTGTTCGAGGGGATGAGCCCGATCCTGGGCGTGGGGCTGGTGATCTGGATATGCTGGCTGGCGCTGAAACGCTGGGTGCCCCAGGCTGCGTTTGCCTCGGCGGGCTCGATGCCGGCCGGCGCCTACGGGCCGATCCTGATCGCCGCGGCGGTCGTCGTGGTTCCGGTGCTGGTCCTGCTCTACATCAAGAGCAGTTACATTTCACACCGGCACATCATGTTTCTTTCTGCCCTGGCGTCGCCGCTGGCCAGCGCGGGGATCGTGGTGACCGGATCGCTGGCGGCCGCGGCCGTACCGGCGTTTGCGAAGCGGCCTCACGCGGCGCGTCACCTCACCGCGCTGATCGCGTGTGTGGTGTTCGTGGCGTTGACCTTGGTAACCGTCCATGCCTCGCACACCGACAAGGGCTACCTCCAGGACGCCGGGCTCTACGTCCGTTCGGCGGCGGCAGGCGGCGACCGGTTGCTCACGACGGACTTGCGGATCGGGCATTACTCGCAGATACCGTACAAGGTGCTCAATCCCGCGGGCCTTGCCGCCCCGGCGACGTTCTGGACCTATATGGCCGAGGGCGCCCCTGCCGCGACGCTGGTGGCCCTGAGCCAGAAGGACATGAATGAAACCGAGCAAGGCCGCAAAGCTCTGGCCCAGATGGCGAAAGACCCCCGCCTGGCGGCGATCGGAACGTTCGTCCAGGAGGAAGGGGCTTCGGATCGCGTGATGGTCTTTCGCGTTCGGGCGGCGCAGACCCAGCCGGCCCCCTAG
- a CDS encoding Gfo/Idh/MocA family oxidoreductase: MIRVAVIGAGNWGKNLVRTFNATPGAELRYVVDVNEKTLKTLGALYPRATMTADLNQVLQDKDIDACVVAVDAPRHHAVAKACLQAGKHTYVEKPLALNGREATELVDLATANGRHLMVGHLLEYHPAVNYMKDMIAQESVGQPLYLYFHRVNLGVVRTQENAWWSLAPHDISVACYLFGAQPVSVTATGQSFLQPGIEDVVFATLRFADGKLAHIHVSWLDPHKIRKVTLVGSQKMVVFDDMDASQKIWIHDKGAVVKSVESYVEAITLRTGDILIPRISSQEPLMLECQHFIESITKNTTPRSDGQDGLRVVRVLEAGSRSLQEGGKPVTI; encoded by the coding sequence GTGATCAGAGTGGCCGTCATAGGCGCCGGGAACTGGGGCAAGAATCTCGTCCGCACGTTCAACGCCACGCCCGGGGCGGAGCTGCGGTACGTCGTCGATGTCAACGAAAAGACGCTCAAGACCCTCGGGGCACTCTATCCCCGGGCGACCATGACCGCCGACCTCAACCAGGTCCTCCAGGACAAGGATATCGACGCCTGCGTGGTAGCCGTCGACGCCCCCCGCCACCACGCGGTCGCCAAGGCCTGCCTCCAGGCCGGCAAGCATACGTATGTGGAAAAACCGCTGGCCCTCAACGGCCGGGAAGCCACCGAGCTGGTCGACCTGGCCACGGCCAACGGGCGGCACCTCATGGTCGGGCACCTGCTGGAGTACCACCCGGCCGTCAATTACATGAAGGACATGATCGCCCAGGAGTCGGTCGGGCAGCCGCTCTACCTCTACTTCCACCGCGTGAACCTGGGCGTGGTTCGCACGCAGGAGAACGCGTGGTGGTCGCTGGCCCCGCACGACATTTCGGTGGCGTGCTATCTCTTCGGCGCCCAGCCCGTCAGCGTCACGGCTACGGGGCAGTCGTTTCTTCAGCCGGGCATCGAGGACGTGGTTTTCGCGACGCTGCGGTTCGCCGACGGCAAGCTGGCGCACATTCACGTGTCATGGCTGGACCCGCACAAGATCCGCAAAGTCACGCTGGTGGGGTCGCAGAAGATGGTCGTCTTCGACGACATGGACGCCTCGCAGAAGATCTGGATTCACGACAAGGGCGCCGTCGTCAAGAGCGTCGAGAGCTACGTCGAGGCCATCACCCTGCGCACCGGCGACATCCTGATCCCCCGGATCTCCTCGCAGGAACCGCTGATGCTGGAATGCCAGCACTTCATCGAGAGCATCACCAAGAACACGACCCCCCGCAGCGACGGACAGGACGGGCTGAGAGTCGTCCGCGTTCTGGAAGCGGGCAGCCGCAGCCTCCAGGAAGGCGGAAAACCGGTTACCATATAA
- a CDS encoding DegT/DnrJ/EryC1/StrS family aminotransferase, with protein sequence MKVPLLDLKAQYAPIREQVLKAITEVVDSCQFINGPQVKQLEDAVAKYCGCAAAVGVSSGTDALLCAMMALGLGEGDEIITTPYTFFATAGCIARTGAKPVFVDIEPDTFNIDATKIEAAITPKTKAILPVHLFGQMADMDPIMAIAAKHGLLVIEDAAQSIGSLYKGRPAGSIGTVGCFSFFPSKNLGTLGDGGMIVTQSAELGERLAVFRNHGSKPKYYHKFVGGNFRLDTVHAAALLVKLPHLEKWSQMRRANAARYTSNFAGFAPVRTPVIRDWNTSIFNQYIITVPRRDELQAFLKQNDIGTEVYYPVSMHEQECFASLGCRKGDFPNSEKAEASTLALPIYSELAGEQIDFVAGKIKEFLS encoded by the coding sequence ATGAAAGTCCCGCTGCTCGATCTCAAGGCCCAGTACGCCCCCATTCGCGAACAGGTCCTCAAGGCCATCACCGAGGTGGTCGATTCCTGCCAGTTCATCAACGGTCCCCAGGTCAAGCAGTTGGAGGACGCCGTCGCCAAGTATTGCGGTTGCGCCGCGGCTGTCGGCGTCTCCAGCGGCACCGACGCCCTGCTCTGCGCGATGATGGCGCTGGGCCTGGGCGAGGGCGACGAGATCATCACGACGCCCTACACATTCTTCGCCACCGCCGGCTGCATCGCCCGCACCGGGGCCAAGCCGGTCTTCGTCGACATCGAGCCCGACACGTTCAACATCGACGCGACGAAGATCGAAGCGGCGATCACTCCAAAGACCAAGGCGATTCTGCCGGTCCACCTGTTCGGTCAGATGGCCGACATGGACCCGATCATGGCCATCGCCGCCAAGCACGGCCTGCTCGTGATCGAAGACGCCGCCCAGTCGATCGGTTCGCTGTATAAAGGCCGCCCCGCCGGCAGCATCGGCACGGTGGGCTGCTTCAGCTTCTTCCCCTCCAAGAACCTGGGCACCCTGGGCGACGGCGGGATGATCGTGACGCAGTCGGCCGAGCTGGGCGAGCGCCTGGCGGTCTTCCGCAACCACGGGTCCAAGCCCAAGTACTACCACAAGTTCGTCGGCGGCAACTTCCGCCTCGATACGGTCCACGCCGCGGCGCTGCTGGTCAAGCTGCCGCACCTGGAGAAATGGTCGCAGATGCGCCGGGCCAACGCGGCGCGGTATACGTCCAACTTTGCCGGCTTTGCGCCGGTGCGCACGCCGGTCATCCGCGACTGGAACACCAGCATTTTCAACCAGTACATCATCACCGTGCCGCGGCGCGACGAGCTGCAGGCGTTCCTGAAGCAGAACGACATCGGCACCGAGGTCTACTACCCCGTCAGCATGCACGAGCAGGAATGCTTCGCCTCTCTGGGCTGCCGCAAGGGCGACTTCCCCAACAGCGAAAAGGCCGAGGCGTCCACGCTGGCCCTGCCGATCTACTCCGAACTCGCCGGCGAGCAGATCGACTTCGTCGCCGGGAAGATCAAGGAGTTTCTGTCCTGA
- a CDS encoding undecaprenyl-phosphate glucose phosphotransferase, which translates to MLKRYSNFILPFLGVADIAATAAAWAGAYLIRIASGRWGLTSYDPPTLDELLPYALLTMVLCPLIYGRMGLYGPKRTASLLRELTGVARAVVLVWLLTWMVIALTRTATLSRITMLSLLVVWLLLAFGTRSLAQWALHYLRSHGANLRRAAIVGAGRLGQKLHHALNQNAWTGIRVEYFVDDNVQPGRKISGVTVRGPIDNVEAILDEHPVDIVFAALPGSSQNRLEEVIDVLSTTHVDLRVVPSLLGVQLLRHQASQLDDLTIISLTHSSQQGWNSLLKWALDFAVSLVALTILAVPMLLIALLVKCTSKGPILYRQIRTSIGDQPFAMLKFRTMVVHTDGDAGPNWTAKNDARVTPLGRLLRKTSLDELPQLINVLKGDMSLVGPRPERPELIERFRRQVPHYMLRHQVRAGITGWAQVHGLRGQTSLRKRIQYDLFYIRNWSLALDLWIMVLTPIRGMVNANAY; encoded by the coding sequence GTGCTGAAAAGATATTCCAACTTCATCCTGCCCTTTCTGGGCGTGGCGGATATCGCCGCGACGGCGGCCGCCTGGGCCGGGGCGTACCTGATCCGCATCGCCAGCGGGCGCTGGGGGCTGACCTCGTACGATCCGCCGACTCTGGACGAGCTTCTGCCCTACGCGCTGCTGACGATGGTGCTGTGCCCGCTGATATACGGCCGCATGGGGTTGTACGGGCCCAAGCGGACGGCGAGCCTGCTTCGGGAGTTGACGGGGGTGGCGCGGGCGGTGGTGCTGGTGTGGCTGCTGACGTGGATGGTGATCGCCCTGACGCGAACGGCGACGCTGTCGCGGATCACGATGCTGTCGCTGCTGGTGGTGTGGCTGCTGCTGGCGTTCGGGACTCGCAGCCTGGCGCAGTGGGCGCTGCACTATCTTCGCTCGCACGGGGCGAACCTGCGGCGTGCGGCCATCGTGGGCGCGGGGCGACTGGGCCAGAAGCTGCATCATGCCCTGAATCAGAATGCGTGGACGGGGATCCGCGTCGAGTACTTCGTGGACGACAACGTCCAGCCCGGCCGCAAGATCAGCGGGGTGACGGTTCGCGGGCCGATCGACAACGTCGAGGCCATTCTGGACGAGCACCCGGTGGACATCGTCTTCGCGGCGCTGCCCGGTTCGAGCCAGAATCGCCTCGAGGAAGTCATCGACGTGCTCTCGACCACCCACGTGGACCTTCGCGTGGTGCCCAGCCTGCTGGGCGTCCAGCTCCTGCGCCACCAGGCGTCGCAACTGGACGACCTGACCATCATCTCGCTGACGCACAGTTCCCAGCAGGGGTGGAACAGCCTGCTGAAATGGGCGCTGGACTTCGCCGTTTCGCTCGTCGCCCTGACCATCCTGGCCGTGCCGATGCTCCTGATCGCCCTGCTGGTCAAGTGTACCAGCAAAGGCCCGATCCTCTACCGCCAGATCCGCACCAGCATCGGCGACCAGCCCTTTGCGATGCTGAAGTTCCGGACCATGGTCGTCCACACCGACGGCGACGCCGGCCCTAACTGGACCGCCAAGAACGACGCCCGCGTCACACCGCTGGGAAGGCTGCTTCGAAAGACCAGCCTGGACGAACTGCCCCAGTTGATCAACGTGCTCAAGGGCGACATGTCGCTGGTGGGCCCGCGCCCGGAGCGCCCCGAGCTGATCGAGCGATTCCGCAGGCAGGTGCCCCACTACATGCTGCGACACCAGGTCCGGGCCGGAATCACCGGCTGGGCGCAGGTCCACGGCCTGCGCGGGCAGACCTCGCTGCGCAAGAGAATCCAGTACGACCTGTTCTATATCCGCAACTGGTCCTTGGCGCTGGACCTCTGGATCATGGTGCTGACGCCCATCCGCGGCATGGTCAACGCCAACGCCTACTGA
- a CDS encoding acyltransferase: MAQQDTPYFVHPTSFVDAGAQIGEGTKIWHFSHVYAKAKIGKKCIFGQNVSIADGVEIGNNVKVQNNVSIYTGTVIEDDVFLGPSCVLTNVTNPRSQVVRHSLYETTLLRRGATVGANATIVCGTVLGRYCFVAAGAVVAKNAPDYALMMGVPARQAGWVSRHGHRLGAPDASGVMRCPESGFRYKEVSPGVLRCLDLDEEAPLPANLAVGTKSYDEFKNAIA, from the coding sequence ATGGCGCAGCAGGACACGCCCTATTTCGTGCATCCGACGAGTTTCGTCGACGCCGGCGCACAGATCGGCGAAGGGACCAAGATCTGGCACTTCAGCCACGTCTACGCCAAGGCGAAGATCGGCAAGAAGTGCATCTTCGGGCAGAACGTGTCGATCGCCGACGGAGTCGAGATCGGCAACAACGTCAAGGTGCAGAACAACGTGTCGATCTACACCGGCACGGTGATCGAAGACGACGTGTTCCTGGGCCCCAGTTGCGTGCTGACCAACGTGACGAACCCGCGCTCGCAGGTGGTTCGCCACAGCCTGTATGAAACGACGCTCCTGCGCCGCGGCGCCACGGTGGGCGCCAACGCGACCATCGTCTGCGGGACGGTGCTGGGGCGGTATTGCTTCGTGGCCGCCGGCGCGGTCGTGGCCAAAAACGCCCCCGACTACGCCCTGATGATGGGCGTGCCCGCACGCCAGGCCGGCTGGGTCAGCCGCCACGGTCACCGCCTGGGCGCCCCCGACGCCTCGGGCGTCATGCGCTGCCCCGAGAGCGGCTTTCGCTACAAAGAGGTCTCGCCCGGCGTCCTGCGATGCCTGGACCTGGACGAAGAAGCCCCCCTGCCCGCCAATTTGGCCGTAGGCACAAAATCCTACGACGAGTTCAAGAACGCCATCGCCTGA